One window of Novipirellula aureliae genomic DNA carries:
- a CDS encoding prephenate dehydrogenase has product MQVWPSRIAIVGVGLLGASVAKSIRRRVADMHVVGVVRNPEKRHWLVDSGILDSATDSLSEGCRDADVVVVATPVDRIADFVQGAAADSPPECLITDVGSTKQGIVDAVINNALATGKFVAAHPVAGSEKTGADHAIETLFDGKVTILTPSEKTPAEFVKKAETFWQLTGSRTSLLRPDEHDLVMAAVSHVPHLASSAVARLVNQDSADFIGSGWCDITRVAAGDPGMWLAICKENRSAIEQQLAKLVDSINDCRRMLIENDDAALLRWLDEAKTIRDNI; this is encoded by the coding sequence ATGCAAGTTTGGCCATCTCGAATCGCGATCGTGGGCGTCGGTCTGCTGGGGGCGAGCGTGGCAAAATCGATTCGCCGTCGTGTTGCAGACATGCATGTCGTTGGCGTCGTTCGCAACCCCGAAAAACGGCATTGGCTGGTCGATTCCGGCATTCTCGACTCGGCCACCGATTCGCTCTCGGAAGGTTGCCGCGATGCCGATGTGGTCGTCGTAGCGACCCCGGTCGACCGCATTGCTGACTTCGTTCAGGGTGCAGCCGCCGACTCGCCCCCCGAGTGCTTGATTACCGATGTCGGCAGTACCAAGCAGGGGATTGTCGATGCGGTCATCAATAATGCTTTGGCAACCGGTAAGTTTGTCGCCGCCCACCCGGTCGCGGGCAGCGAAAAAACGGGGGCCGATCATGCCATCGAGACACTGTTTGATGGCAAGGTCACCATTCTGACACCGAGCGAAAAAACTCCAGCTGAATTTGTCAAAAAAGCCGAAACGTTCTGGCAGCTCACCGGTAGCCGCACCTCGCTGCTTCGACCTGACGAACATGACCTCGTCATGGCGGCAGTCAGTCATGTGCCCCACTTGGCTTCGTCTGCGGTTGCGAGGTTGGTGAATCAGGATTCAGCCGACTTCATCGGCAGCGGTTGGTGCGACATCACACGTGTTGCTGCGGGTGACCCCGGTATGTGGTTGGCCATTTGCAAAGAGAATCGCTCGGCGATCGAACAACAGCTTGCGAAATTGGTGGACTCAATCAACGATTGCAGACGAATGCTGATTGAAAATGATGACGCAGCGCTCCTGCGTTGGCTCGATGAAGCAAAAACGATTCGCGATAACATTTAA
- a CDS encoding aminotransferase class III-fold pyridoxal phosphate-dependent enzyme, which translates to MQELPKGLHRTLRDGSRITDAVAGRASVLGFGNETISEAIRQTASGYLGDACDLSLLEGVHREIDGEDLRLLESVQSLLETSGESSAFQPESVSLYPSADEGVESMITIARTQSDDSRYRTITLARSDHGRTGMCRSASGRPELQAKFGPMMAGFDHVEPGDVAGLKSVIDESTAAIMLSPIDFTDAAKPIDADYLLEVRQLCDEYDLMLLFDESRLCIGASGWLLTFQSIANIAADAVALSAGLFGGLPGGMLLASPRFTMERLNGVNRYPLQANVAAATLSALNEHLSAVSTKEEAAALAVAIAEKVAPYEFIRDINASGMTIGIETDLPAESLVDAAAKNQLRFVAAGETSVMLQLPLRIEPSERDALLDRLAETMNTMEQSHATSTDSV; encoded by the coding sequence ATGCAAGAATTACCGAAGGGTCTACATCGAACCTTGCGGGACGGTTCGCGGATCACCGACGCCGTCGCGGGTCGCGCTTCGGTGCTTGGCTTTGGCAACGAAACAATCAGCGAAGCAATTCGTCAAACGGCGTCGGGGTACCTCGGCGATGCATGCGATCTTTCGTTGCTCGAAGGCGTCCACCGAGAGATCGACGGTGAAGATCTGCGTTTGCTCGAATCCGTTCAATCGCTGCTCGAAACAAGCGGCGAATCGTCTGCCTTCCAGCCCGAGTCGGTTTCGCTATATCCATCTGCCGACGAAGGGGTCGAATCGATGATCACGATCGCCCGAACCCAATCGGACGATTCACGCTATCGCACGATCACGCTGGCTCGAAGCGATCATGGCCGTACGGGGATGTGTCGATCGGCCAGCGGTCGCCCTGAACTGCAAGCGAAGTTTGGCCCGATGATGGCAGGCTTTGACCATGTCGAACCTGGCGACGTGGCGGGCTTGAAATCAGTGATCGACGAATCCACAGCCGCAATCATGTTGTCACCAATCGATTTCACGGATGCTGCGAAACCAATCGATGCGGATTATTTGCTCGAAGTTCGCCAATTGTGTGACGAGTATGATTTGATGCTATTATTCGACGAATCAAGATTATGCATCGGAGCGAGCGGTTGGCTGTTAACTTTCCAATCGATCGCCAACATTGCTGCCGATGCCGTTGCCCTCTCCGCTGGCCTGTTCGGGGGGTTGCCAGGTGGGATGCTATTGGCGTCGCCTCGTTTTACAATGGAACGTCTGAACGGTGTAAACCGATATCCGCTGCAAGCCAATGTCGCCGCCGCCACGCTGTCAGCATTGAACGAGCATTTGTCGGCCGTCTCAACGAAGGAAGAAGCCGCCGCCTTGGCTGTAGCGATTGCCGAAAAGGTGGCTCCGTACGAGTTCATTCGTGACATCAACGCATCAGGGATGACGATTGGAATCGAAACCGATTTGCCTGCCGAATCGCTCGTCGATGCCGCTGCAAAGAACCAATTGCGGTTCGTGGCTGCGGGTGAAACTTCGGTGATGCTACAATTACCTTTACGAATCGAGCCGAGTGAGCGCGACGCCCTGCTCGATCGACTTGCTGAAACCATGAACACAATGGAGCAAAGCCATGCAACATCTACTGACTCTGTTTGA
- a CDS encoding DUF1559 family PulG-like putative transporter, with the protein MKKRFALTRVELLVLLGSGIIILGLLIPAVSTDHHGTHRRNQCSTQLKNFALAAIQYENTKGQLPGYLEDFGTFTGSTDPVYPDVAPESLHPHRKIGTVFVALLPWLDAQPTYERWTEDRYPVVHYGDGSWLSTPSGFVAEAAPNLAILQCPSDPLNDEDYGRNSYISNNGMHHRSKDGADQWTLRRSDGSEVTIDFARSMSIANGVFNNKFAGLDADGKPVAIGPAVRLDDFKDGMSNTILFSESLQAGPWHQAGFATADDLRVEVPESEVRYPPEARFTQGMVWHYEDDEKIDGASALLPIHRIDGGDPFTTTMNRQNAGDLARPSSAHVDGVNASMADGGTRFISNSIDYRVYQALLTPRGIKSDVPKQDYVLDGEDM; encoded by the coding sequence GTGAAGAAACGTTTTGCTTTAACTCGGGTCGAACTGCTCGTCCTGCTTGGCTCGGGTATCATCATCTTGGGGTTGTTGATTCCAGCGGTGTCTACTGACCACCACGGTACTCACAGGCGCAACCAATGCAGCACCCAACTCAAGAACTTTGCGTTGGCTGCGATTCAGTATGAGAATACGAAAGGGCAGCTTCCTGGCTACTTGGAAGATTTTGGTACGTTCACTGGTTCGACCGATCCAGTGTATCCAGACGTTGCACCCGAGTCACTTCACCCCCATCGAAAGATTGGCACGGTGTTTGTTGCCTTACTACCTTGGCTTGATGCCCAACCAACTTACGAACGTTGGACCGAAGATCGATATCCGGTCGTGCATTATGGCGATGGTTCGTGGTTGAGTACCCCGAGTGGTTTTGTAGCTGAAGCGGCTCCCAATCTTGCGATTCTCCAATGCCCAAGCGATCCACTTAATGACGAAGATTACGGTCGCAACAGTTACATTTCCAACAATGGAATGCATCACCGATCAAAGGATGGAGCAGACCAATGGACGCTGCGACGCAGTGATGGTAGCGAAGTGACAATCGACTTTGCTCGCTCGATGTCAATTGCCAATGGCGTTTTCAATAACAAATTCGCTGGCTTAGATGCGGACGGCAAGCCAGTCGCGATTGGACCAGCGGTCCGGCTTGATGACTTTAAGGATGGTATGAGCAACACGATCCTGTTTAGTGAAAGCTTGCAAGCAGGGCCTTGGCATCAAGCAGGGTTTGCAACTGCGGATGATTTGCGAGTCGAGGTCCCTGAGTCAGAAGTCCGCTATCCACCCGAGGCCCGATTTACCCAGGGCATGGTGTGGCATTATGAAGACGACGAAAAAATTGACGGGGCTAGTGCTCTTCTGCCAATTCACCGAATCGATGGCGGCGATCCGTTCACGACCACAATGAATCGCCAAAACGCAGGCGACTTGGCCCGCCCCTCATCCGCTCATGTGGACGGAGTCAATGCCTCAATGGCCGATGGTGGCACACGATTCATTTCAAACTCGATCGACTACCGAGTCTACCAAGCCTTGCTGACGCCACGAGGAATCAAGAGCGACGTACCCAAGCAAGATTATGTTTTGGATGGGGAAGATATGTAG
- the argB gene encoding acetylglutamate kinase: MEEAIAKANTLIEAMGWIRQFRGTTTVIKIGGSVLDDELALMHILLDVIFMESVGMRPVLLHGGGKAINRALAESGIEPNFKRGRRVTDEPTLQVVEKVLAGDLNIAITKEIERLGGRAINLSFLTTNVLFGQKLPTPEDEDLGYVGEVTRVDRNVIEGLTYTDQVPVMPSMCEGEDGQHYNVNADTAAMAVAQALGAEKLIFLSDVNGVRRDKEDPDTIIHSLSSDEARNLIKTGVIDSGMIPKVEACLETLGRGVKKVHIIDGRLRHSLLLEIYTTSGVGTEIHQ, from the coding sequence ATGGAAGAAGCGATTGCCAAGGCGAATACCCTCATCGAAGCGATGGGGTGGATCCGTCAATTCCGAGGCACGACAACGGTCATCAAGATCGGTGGCAGTGTTTTGGACGACGAACTAGCGCTCATGCACATTCTACTCGACGTCATCTTCATGGAGTCAGTAGGGATGCGTCCCGTGTTGTTACACGGTGGCGGCAAAGCGATCAACCGTGCTTTGGCAGAATCAGGGATCGAGCCAAACTTCAAACGAGGGCGCCGCGTCACCGACGAACCAACCCTCCAAGTCGTCGAGAAGGTACTGGCGGGCGATTTGAACATCGCGATCACCAAAGAAATTGAACGTCTCGGTGGCCGAGCGATCAACTTGTCGTTCCTCACCACCAATGTCCTGTTTGGCCAGAAATTGCCAACGCCCGAAGACGAAGACCTCGGCTATGTCGGCGAAGTCACTCGCGTCGACCGCAATGTGATTGAAGGCTTGACGTACACGGACCAGGTCCCCGTCATGCCCTCGATGTGCGAAGGGGAGGATGGCCAGCACTACAATGTCAACGCGGATACCGCGGCGATGGCTGTCGCTCAAGCACTCGGAGCCGAGAAACTTATCTTTTTGTCAGACGTCAATGGGGTTCGCCGCGATAAAGAGGATCCCGATACCATCATCCATTCGCTGTCCTCGGACGAGGCCAGGAACTTAATCAAGACGGGCGTGATCGATTCAGGAATGATTCCCAAAGTCGAAGCCTGCTTAGAGACACTCGGTCGTGGTGTCAAAAAAGTGCATATCATCGACGGGCGTCTACGCCATTCCTTGCTTTTGGAAATTTATACCACGAGTGGAGTGGGCACCGAGATCCACCAATAG
- the purL gene encoding phosphoribosylformylglycinamidine synthase subunit PurL, with amino-acid sequence MPLWQIDIYPADGQLDREALRTQEEIHELGLHDTLKIDFARGFLVQGDLDYEQAVELATSLLADDVTERSVVAIAGEDTLCEPPGENMTLVNVLPKPGVMDPVAESTIAAAKDIGFNVHAVRTLRKYWLSDVDEPVLDSICRRALSNDSIEQVVVGPLEMDQLDVGQTHDFDLITVPIRELMGDELERLSREGQLYLTLVEMETIRDHFVSIGRDPTDIELETIAQTWSEHCSHKTLAGRIHYRGPGTDGTPEADERQYDNMLKETIFAATQTIRKTLGGDDWCVSVFKDNAGVVTFDEDYHVCFKVETHNHPSALEPYGGANTGLGGVIRDPMGTGMGAKPVCNTDVFCFAPPDTDPTTLPPGVLHPRRVMKGVVSGVRDYGNRMGIPTVNGAVYFDPRYLGNPLVYCGNVGMIPVGMEEKEVMPNDLIVTIGGRTGRDGIHGATFSSAELTSESESLSGGAVQIGNAITEKMVLDVLIQARDRGLFTAVTDCGAGGFSSAVGEMGEKIGAEVWLDKAPLKYEGLSYTEIWISEAQERMVFSVPPESWDELRQLCESEGVEAAVLGRFTPTGRLQLTYHGNVVGDLSMEFMHDGRPPIIRDAVYHPAATEPVTLPDLDAQGHGEVLLKIMAEWNVASKHWIIRQYDHEVQGGSVVKPLVGPLCDGPSDAAVVKPRHESRRGLVMSCGMNPHYGDFDTYHMATSAIDEAMRNAVAVGADPRKIAILDNFCWGYTDRSETLGSLVRAAIACQDMATVLGTPFVSGKDSLNNEFSFNDADGNRQTIAIPPSLLISAMGQMEDVSTAVTMDAKAAGNIVFLVGETKSELGGSHLLMTLGIRGGQVPTVDQPLAKKTFETMHDVIKQRLVRSCHDLSEGGLAVAATEMAMAGGLGMNLNIETLIQTGLSATEALFSESNTRFLCEVPAEFAEKFETAFADASVHVARLGTIDQSERLVVQSEGQAILDADLAEAKQAWLTPLNW; translated from the coding sequence ATGCCCCTCTGGCAAATTGATATATACCCCGCTGACGGACAACTCGATCGCGAAGCGTTGCGAACGCAAGAAGAGATTCACGAGCTTGGTTTACACGATACGTTGAAGATCGACTTCGCACGTGGTTTTCTGGTGCAAGGCGATCTTGATTACGAACAAGCGGTCGAATTGGCGACAAGCTTGTTGGCCGATGATGTGACCGAGCGGTCGGTCGTCGCAATCGCTGGCGAAGACACGCTTTGTGAACCACCTGGCGAAAACATGACGCTTGTCAATGTCCTGCCAAAGCCAGGCGTGATGGACCCGGTTGCCGAGAGTACGATTGCGGCTGCAAAGGATATCGGCTTCAACGTTCATGCCGTCCGAACCCTGCGAAAGTACTGGCTCAGCGATGTCGACGAACCGGTACTCGATTCCATTTGTCGCCGCGCATTGTCAAACGACTCGATCGAGCAAGTCGTCGTCGGCCCCCTCGAAATGGACCAATTGGATGTTGGTCAAACGCACGATTTCGATCTCATTACCGTTCCCATTCGAGAGCTCATGGGTGACGAGCTTGAGCGGCTTTCGCGTGAAGGGCAACTCTACCTAACGCTAGTCGAAATGGAAACGATTCGCGATCACTTTGTTTCGATCGGTCGCGATCCCACCGACATCGAACTTGAGACGATTGCCCAGACCTGGTCCGAACATTGTAGCCACAAAACGTTGGCTGGCCGCATTCACTACCGAGGCCCTGGTACCGACGGCACACCGGAAGCGGACGAGCGGCAATACGACAACATGCTAAAGGAAACGATCTTTGCCGCAACGCAAACGATCCGTAAAACGCTCGGCGGCGATGATTGGTGCGTCAGTGTTTTTAAAGATAACGCGGGTGTGGTCACCTTCGACGAGGACTACCATGTTTGCTTCAAAGTCGAAACGCATAATCATCCGTCTGCACTGGAGCCTTACGGCGGAGCGAACACGGGTCTCGGTGGCGTGATTCGTGACCCGATGGGAACAGGAATGGGGGCCAAGCCCGTTTGCAACACGGATGTGTTTTGCTTCGCACCACCCGATACCGATCCCACCACGCTACCACCCGGAGTTCTGCATCCTCGTCGCGTGATGAAGGGAGTCGTGTCGGGTGTTCGTGATTACGGAAACCGAATGGGGATTCCAACGGTAAACGGAGCGGTCTATTTCGATCCTCGCTATCTCGGCAACCCCCTGGTCTACTGCGGCAACGTCGGAATGATTCCGGTCGGCATGGAAGAGAAAGAGGTAATGCCAAACGATTTGATTGTCACGATTGGCGGACGAACGGGCCGGGATGGAATTCATGGTGCAACGTTTAGTAGCGCCGAATTAACGAGCGAATCCGAATCGCTGTCTGGCGGTGCCGTGCAGATCGGCAACGCGATCACCGAGAAGATGGTGCTCGACGTTCTCATCCAAGCTCGCGACCGAGGATTGTTTACGGCGGTTACGGATTGTGGAGCAGGCGGTTTTTCGAGTGCGGTTGGCGAGATGGGTGAAAAGATTGGTGCCGAAGTTTGGCTCGATAAGGCACCGCTGAAGTACGAAGGTTTGTCCTATACCGAAATTTGGATCTCCGAAGCTCAAGAGCGAATGGTCTTTTCAGTGCCACCCGAATCGTGGGATGAACTGCGTCAGCTATGCGAAAGCGAAGGAGTGGAAGCGGCGGTTTTAGGTCGCTTTACACCAACCGGACGTTTGCAATTAACCTACCATGGCAACGTCGTTGGCGATTTGTCGATGGAGTTCATGCATGACGGCCGTCCGCCCATCATCCGCGATGCGGTCTATCATCCGGCCGCGACCGAGCCAGTGACTTTGCCGGATTTGGATGCGCAAGGCCACGGCGAGGTGCTGCTAAAGATCATGGCCGAGTGGAACGTTGCGAGCAAGCATTGGATCATCCGCCAATACGATCATGAGGTCCAAGGCGGCAGCGTCGTCAAACCGCTCGTCGGCCCTCTTTGTGACGGCCCGAGCGATGCAGCCGTTGTGAAGCCAAGGCACGAAAGTCGCCGTGGATTGGTCATGTCATGCGGTATGAATCCGCACTACGGCGATTTCGATACTTACCATATGGCAACGTCGGCGATCGATGAAGCGATGCGAAACGCGGTTGCCGTCGGTGCCGATCCTCGCAAGATCGCGATTCTCGATAATTTCTGCTGGGGCTACACCGACCGCAGCGAAACACTCGGTTCACTCGTCCGCGCTGCCATCGCTTGCCAAGACATGGCGACCGTTTTAGGGACACCATTCGTCAGCGGGAAAGATAGTTTGAATAACGAATTTAGCTTCAACGATGCCGATGGAAACCGTCAAACGATTGCCATTCCGCCCAGTTTGCTGATCAGCGCCATGGGGCAAATGGAGGACGTTTCGACGGCCGTTACGATGGACGCCAAGGCGGCAGGAAATATTGTGTTCTTAGTGGGCGAAACGAAGTCGGAACTAGGCGGTTCGCACCTATTGATGACACTCGGTATTCGTGGCGGCCAAGTTCCCACCGTCGATCAACCGCTAGCGAAGAAAACGTTTGAGACGATGCACGATGTGATCAAACAACGACTCGTCCGATCGTGTCACGATCTAAGTGAAGGCGGCTTAGCGGTCGCTGCGACCGAGATGGCCATGGCGGGCGGTTTGGGAATGAACTTGAATATTGAGACGCTGATTCAAACGGGATTGTCGGCGACCGAAGCGCTGTTTAGCGAATCGAATACCCGATTCCTCTGCGAAGTCCCCGCCGAGTTTGCGGAGAAGTTTGAAACGGCCTTTGCCGACGCCTCCGTCCACGTCGCTCGCTTGGGCACCATCGACCAATCCGAGCGGTTAGTCGTTCAATCGGAAGGACAGGCCATCCTCGATGCTGATTTAGCCGAAGCCAAGCAAGCATGGCTGACGCCACTGAATTGGTAA
- the proC gene encoding pyrroline-5-carboxylate reductase, protein MQEKPTRNQSLSTLTLIGGGQMGRALIGGMLDRDVIQENDIRVIDPGQASQAWWQENRPAVAVRDTLEAASVDSDIVLFAVKPYLVAKVAKQPAGFWDGKLVVSIAAGITLEKLCGLVGHQRVVRVMPNTPSLVGAGAAGFCAAKDVLPSDKQWIETALGSVGLAVEIEDSQMDALTAVSGSGPAYVCLIVEAMADGGVLAGLPRDLALKLATQTVLGTAKMIAETGRHPAELKDAVASPAGTTIAALQVLEQNGLRAALIDAVATAARRSKELH, encoded by the coding sequence ATGCAAGAAAAACCAACCCGTAATCAGTCGTTGTCGACTTTGACACTCATCGGCGGCGGACAAATGGGCCGAGCGCTGATCGGTGGGATGCTCGACAGGGACGTCATCCAGGAAAATGACATTCGAGTCATTGATCCTGGGCAGGCGAGCCAAGCGTGGTGGCAAGAAAACCGGCCTGCGGTTGCCGTTCGCGATACTTTGGAAGCAGCGTCGGTCGACAGCGACATCGTGCTATTTGCCGTCAAACCGTACTTGGTGGCAAAGGTCGCTAAGCAGCCAGCCGGCTTTTGGGACGGCAAATTGGTCGTTTCAATTGCCGCCGGGATTACGCTTGAAAAGCTCTGTGGATTGGTTGGGCATCAAAGAGTTGTACGCGTCATGCCCAATACGCCGAGTCTCGTCGGTGCGGGTGCCGCTGGTTTTTGCGCCGCAAAAGACGTTTTACCCAGCGATAAACAGTGGATCGAGACCGCGCTTGGCAGCGTCGGTTTAGCGGTCGAGATCGAGGATTCGCAAATGGATGCGTTAACGGCGGTGAGTGGCTCCGGCCCGGCGTACGTTTGCTTGATCGTCGAAGCGATGGCAGACGGAGGCGTTTTGGCCGGGCTGCCTCGCGATTTGGCCTTGAAATTAGCAACCCAAACGGTATTGGGCACCGCGAAAATGATCGCGGAAACGGGACGTCACCCGGCCGAGCTGAAAGACGCAGTGGCCAGTCCTGCGGGGACAACCATTGCCGCTTTGCAAGTCCTTGAACAAAATGGACTAAGGGCCGCCTTGATCGATGCCGTCGCTACTGCCGCACGCCGCAGCAAAGAGCTACATTAG
- the argF gene encoding ornithine carbamoyltransferase, with protein sequence MQHLLTLFELEPHDLVRILDTSLSLKNRLQVGDRPPILERRVLALLFQKPSLRTRVSFETGMAQLGGSSLFLGEEVGWGKRESTSDFTQVLGQFVDAVVCRAKRHEHVEALAKFNAMPIINGLTDLCHPCQAMADVLTMKEAFGETKGRHLVFVGDGNNVAQSLALISAMLEMRFTLACPEGYEMDSDWLGQVAKRYPNAQIETVNDPNKAVADADAIYTDVWTSMGQEAEMAARREAFAPYQVNKSLMADAPSHTRVLHCLPAVRGEEITNDVIDSEQSVVINQAGNRMHAQKGLLVWLLNREWIDLNVG encoded by the coding sequence ATGCAACATCTACTGACTCTGTTTGAACTCGAACCGCACGACTTGGTTCGCATTCTCGACACATCGCTCTCGTTGAAAAACCGTCTACAAGTTGGCGACCGACCACCGATCTTGGAACGGCGTGTTCTTGCTTTGCTGTTTCAGAAACCAAGTTTGCGAACAAGGGTTAGCTTCGAAACGGGCATGGCTCAGCTCGGCGGTTCAAGTTTGTTCCTAGGTGAAGAAGTTGGCTGGGGGAAACGGGAATCAACCTCCGATTTTACTCAAGTGCTCGGCCAATTCGTCGATGCAGTGGTCTGTCGAGCTAAGCGACATGAGCACGTTGAAGCTCTCGCGAAGTTCAACGCGATGCCGATCATCAATGGCTTGACCGATCTTTGTCATCCTTGCCAAGCAATGGCCGACGTGCTGACCATGAAAGAAGCCTTTGGTGAGACCAAGGGAAGGCACTTGGTCTTCGTGGGTGATGGCAACAATGTGGCCCAGTCGTTGGCGCTGATTTCCGCAATGCTGGAAATGCGATTCACATTGGCATGTCCGGAGGGCTACGAAATGGATTCGGATTGGCTCGGTCAAGTAGCCAAGCGTTATCCAAATGCGCAAATCGAAACGGTCAACGATCCGAACAAGGCGGTTGCCGATGCCGATGCAATCTACACCGACGTTTGGACGAGTATGGGCCAGGAGGCCGAGATGGCAGCACGCCGAGAAGCGTTTGCGCCCTATCAAGTCAACAAGTCATTAATGGCCGACGCACCGTCGCACACGCGAGTGCTACACTGTTTGCCAGCGGTCCGAGGCGAAGAGATTACCAACGACGTGATTGATTCGGAGCAAAGCGTCGTCATCAACCAAGCCGGCAATCGCATGCACGCCCAAAAGGGTTTGTTGGTATGGCTATTGAATCGCGAATGGATCGACCTCAACGTCGGCTAA
- a CDS encoding type II toxin-antitoxin system RelE/ParE family toxin gives MRKPFYTTSASEDLAGILAFIARDKPQAAVDWVAKIEAKCRAIANAP, from the coding sequence ATGAGAAAGCCGTTCTATACCACGTCTGCATCGGAAGACTTGGCAGGAATTCTTGCATTCATCGCCCGTGACAAGCCGCAGGCAGCGGTTGATTGGGTTGCTAAAATTGAGGCAAAGTGTAGAGCGATTGCGAATGCTCCCTGA